From a region of the Narcine bancroftii isolate sNarBan1 chromosome 5, sNarBan1.hap1, whole genome shotgun sequence genome:
- the LOC138764548 gene encoding zinc finger protein 850-like, which yields MNPFLCSDCGKNFQTLGNLKRHRRAHSGERPFICPDCKKAFTTLSNLERHRRVHTGERPFTCPECGKGFAQSNDLRAHQRVHTGEKPFACSKCKKAFTISANLERHLRVHTGERPFTCPECKNAFTTLSNLERHRRLHTGERPFTCPDCAKGFTQITDLRTHQRIHTGENPFACPECDKDFTHKGNLEAHQRVHTGEKPFTCPDCGKGFAQITNMRTHQWVHTGVKPFACQQCEKAFTNRYNLEIHQRVHTGEKPFTCPECGKGFTYTSGLKSHQRVHTGERSFTCLKCGKKFESLSKLTRHQWVHTGERPFTCSECGKGFIRSTHLLRHQRVHTGERPFTCSDCGKKFKHLGNLKIHQRVHTGEKPLTCPKCGKGFTDTFSLQRHQRIHTGERPFTCPDCGKGFAQITNMRIHQRIHTKERPFTCPNCGKGFAQITHMKTHQRVHTGERPFTCSECKKSFARWSNLEIHQRVHTGERPFTCSICRKKFKHLADLKRHQRLHTGERPFTCPNCGKGFADITHMQTHKRVHTGEKPFSCSKCKKSFTRWSNLEVHWQIHTGERPFTCPKCGKGFTDTYSLQRHQRVHNREKLFTCPEYEKAFINAYNLEVHRQVHSDKKPFMCP from the coding sequence ATGAACCCGTTTCTGTGCTCCGATTGTGGGAAGAACTTTCAAACTCTGGGTAACTTGAAGAGACACCGGCGGGCCCActccggggagaggcccttcatctGCCCCGATTGCAAGAAGGCCTTCACCACCTTGTCCAACCTTGAGAGACAccggcgggtccacaccggggagaggcccttcacctgccccgagtgcgggAAGGGGTTTGCACAGAGCAACGATCTGCGGGCGcatcagcgggtccacaccggggaaaagCCATTTGCTTGCTCCAAGTGCAAGAAGGCCTTCACCATTAGTGCCAACCTGGAGAGACAcctgcgggtccacactggggagaggcccttcacttgCCCTGAGTGCAAGAATGCCTTCACTACTTTGTCCAACCTTGAGAGACACCGGCGGCTCCACACAGGAGAGAGGCCCTTCACTTGCCCTGATTGTGCTAAGGGGTTTACCCAGATCACTGACCTTCGGACCCACCAAAGGATCCACACCGGGGAAAACCCATTTGCCTGCCCCGAGTGTGATAAGGACTTCACCCATAAAGGCAACCTTGAAGCACACcaacgggtccacactggggagaagccTTTCACCTGCCCTGATTGCGGAAAGGGTTTTGCTCAGATCACCAACATGCGGAcccaccagtgggtccacaccGGGGTAAAGCCATTCGCCTGCCAACAGTGTGAGAAAGCTTTCACCAACAGATACAACCTTGAGatacaccagcgggtccacactggcgagaagcccttcacctgcccaGAGTGTGGCAAAGGCTTCACCTACACCTCCGGCCTCAAGAGCcatcagcgggtccacaccggggagaggtcGTTCACCTGCCTCAAGTGCGGCAAGAAATTTGAAAGTTTGAGTAAGTTAACAAGACACCagtgggtccacaccggggagaggccattcacctgctccgagtgtgggaaggggttcatcCGATCTACCCATCTGCTgagacaccagcgggtccacactggggagaggccattcacctgctctGACTGCGGGAAGAAATTTAAACATCTGGGTAACTTAAAGATACACcaacgggtccacactggggagaagcccctcacctgccccaagtgtggcaagggcttcaccgaCACCTTCAGCCTGCAAAGGCACCAAcggatccacactggggagaggccattcacctgccccgattgtgggaaggggtttgcccaGATCACCAACATGCGGATCCACCAGCGGATCCACACcaaggagaggcccttcacctgtccCAATTGCGGGAAGGGGTTTGCTCAGATCACTCACATGAAGACCCACCAGCGAGTCCACACTGGGGAAAGGCCGTTTACCTGCTCCGAGTGCAAGAAGTCCTTTGCCAGGTGGTCGAACCTTGAGATACACCAGCGCGTCCACACAggagagaggcccttcacctgctccatctgcagaaagaaatttaaacatcTGGCTGACTTAAAGAGACACCAACggctccacactggggagagaccattcacctgccccaattgtgggaaggggtttgccgaTATCACCCACATGCAAACCCAtaagcgggtccacaccggggaaaagCCATTCAGCTGCTCCAAGTGCAAGAAGTCCTTCACCAGGTGGTCCAACCTTGAGGTACACTGGCAAATCCACACTGGcgagaggccattcacctgccccAAGTGTGGCAAAGGCTTCACCGACACCTACAGTCTGCAGAGACACCAACGGGTCCACAACAGGGAAAAGCTGTTCACCTGCCCAGAGTATGAGAAGGCCTTCATCAATGCATACAACCTTGAGGTACACCGGCAGGTCCACAGCGACAAGAAGCCCTTCATGTGCCCCTAA
- the LOC138765462 gene encoding oocyte zinc finger protein XlCOF19-like produces the protein MCLQRQQWVHIGAKPFTCSECGKGFSSLEIHQRVHTGKRPFTRSKCEKNFKHLADLTRHQWVHTRERAFICHKGGKGFTKTSNLLTHQRIHPGERPFTCSKCGKGFTQSDNLLKHQ, from the exons ATGTG CCTGCAGAGGCAACAGTGGGTCCACATTGGGGCAAAGCCGTTCACCTGCTCTGAGTGTGGGAAGGGTTTCAGCAGTCTTGAGatacaccagcgggtccacaccgggaaGAGGCCCTTCACCCGTTCCAAGTGTGAGAAGAACTTTAAACATCTGGCTGACTTAACTAGACACCAATGGGTCCACACCAGGGAGAGGGCCTTCATCTGCCACAAaggcggcaagggcttcaccaagacctccaacctgctgacccaccagcggatccaccctggggagaggcccttcacctgctccaAGTGTGGGAAGGGTTTCACCCAGTCAGATAACCTGCTGAAACACCAGTGA